CGCCCTCGGCGGCTGACGATGGAATCGAGAAGTGTGAAGGCAACGCCGAGACGCACGACAGCGCGCCGGGCACGGCCCCTTCTTTCGGTTGCTTCACGTCGCCGCGATGAAGCACGCGAATCTCTCGCGGCTTGCCGCCATCGGGACCGGTGCCGCGAAACGACCCGGAGCCGTGGTGCACGGTGCCGGCGTAAACCACCTTGGGCGCGGGCAGCTTGGCGAGTTCGGCGGCGACTTCGTTCGTGGTTTTCGCGTGCGTGGCGAACTCGGCGAGCAGCGAGGCTTCCGCCACTCGCGCGACGAGGTCCGCGCGCTGCCGTTCGAGGTCGGCGAGCTTCGTCGCGGGCTGGCCCTTTCCCGCGCCGTAGTAGTAGCCGTCGGTGAGGTTCTTCCGGCTCCACCTCGGCAGCGCCTCGATGGAGTCGGGCGACGTCACGGCAGCGCCGAGCGCGAGGTTCCTGCCGGATTTGTCGAGCGCCTGCACTTCGGCGAGCGCGAAGATGAAGTCGTTCTGCCGCGGCGCGAGCTTGGTCGCGGTGAAGCGCAGGAATCGCGCCGTCCTGCCGGCGGCGATGGAACGAGGTGAAACGCCGGGATTGGGCACGTCGGCCTTTGACTGGTCTTCGAGCATCGTCACGCCCTGCTCGAAGTTCGCGTCGTCTCCCGCCTCGACCTTGAAGCGCACGGGAAATCCGAAGCCCGCGCCGATGTTGTTGAAGTTGTCGTGGCACGCGACATACACAACCTGCTCGACCGGCACGGAGGCGCCGAGGTCCACCTGCACCCATTTCACCACCTCCTGTTTCGCGGAAATCTGGCTGTGCCAGCCGAACTCCGGGCGCTCCTCGGCGGCCGCGCCGGCCTTCGTCTCGCGGATGAGCTTGTCGAGCAGTTCGAGGTCGCGACCGCCCGCGGCGGCAAGCTGCTTGTTGAGGGCGTCCAGCTTCGGCTTGAGGTCGCGCTGCTTCGCCAGCAAGTCCGCGCGGCGCCGCGCGATGGCGGGATCGGTGTCGTAAGTCTTGTCCGCGCGGTCAAGCGCGGCGAAGACGGCTTGCAGCGAGTAGTAATCGGCCTGCGGGATGGGGTCGAACTTGTGATCGTGGCATTGCGCGCAGTGCACGGTGAGGCTCGCGAACGTGCTCATCGTGTTCGCGACCATGTCGTCGCGGTCCAGGTGGCGCGCGATCTTGCCGTCAATCTTCGTCTCCGGCACCTCGGCGTGGCCGATGAGATCCCACGGGCCGGCCGCGATGAAACCGAGCGCCTCGACACCGTCCTGCGTGCCGGGGAACAGCACGTCACCGGCGATCTGCTCCTGCACGAATCGCGCGTAGGGCTTGTCGCCGTTGAAGGCGCGGATGACGTAGTCGCGATAAGGCCAGGCGTTTGGGCGCGGCTTGTCCTTGTCGTAACCGTGCGTGTCGCCGTAGTGGACGACATCGAGCCAGTGCCGCGCCCAGCGCTCGCCGTAGTGGGGAGAGGCAAGGAGCTTGTCCACCAGTGCCTCGATGGCGGCTCGCTCCCTTTCTCCCAATCTCCCTTTGTCCCTGGCATTGTCCGGGGCGGGCGAGCGGGGGAGCGGGGGAGCCGGGGAGAATTCCTTCACGAACGCCTCCACTTCCTCCGGCTTCGGCGGCAGGCCGAGCAAGTCGAAGTAAAGCCGGCGCACCAGGGTTCGAGCGTCGGCCTCGGGCGATTGCGCGAACTTCTTCTCCACGAGCTTCGCGACGATGAACGCGTCAACGGGATTTTGAACGTTGAACTTCGAGCCTTGAATCCTCGGGACGGCAGGCCGGACGAGCGGATGGAGCGACCACCCGTCGTTTGAGTCGGTTTGCTTCCGCGAGTCCGCGGCCGCAACCACGACCGGCAGAACTGCGGCCGCCAGAATTCCGAGGGCGAGCGATCGGTTCATGCGGGCTGTTTCCGGGTCGCGAGCGCAGCTTGGACCACAGGCAACATTGTTTCGACAAGCATCTGGTGGCCTTTGGGATTCGGGTGGCACTGGTCGGTCGTCCACGAGCCGACGTCGCCGCCCCGGGCCTCGGCCTCGGTCCAGATTTTGAAGTGGTCCACGAGCGGGACCTTCTGCTCCGCTGCGACGGCGCGGCAAGCCTCGGCGAATTGCTCCAGCTGCACGTTGGGATGCTCGCCCGCGCCGTTGGGTTTCGCGGCGCGGCGACCGACGAAGACGCAGAGCGATCCAAGAAGGAGGAGCGACGTGTTCTTCACGCGAGGTGAGTCGCAGTCCGGTTAGCGCACGCGTGCGCCGGACGACGGCGTGGATTTCAGCCCGAGGCTGTTCACGGCGATGATGCGATACTCGTGGCGCTTGCCGGGCTTGGCGGTCACGTCCACGAAGCGCATCGCGGGCAGCGGGCCGTCCTTCGGTTTCTCCGGCGTGTCGTGATAAGACATCGGCTGGAACAGCGCGCGGCCGAAGCGGCCCACGGGTTTTTCGGGAACTTGCGCGAGGAATTGACCGTCGCGCTGGATGATGAAGGCTTGCAGTCCGCTCTCGAAGTCCGCCTCGGCGTCCCACGCGAGCTCGACGCCGTCCGCCTTCGCCGTCGCCTTCACCGCGACGGGCGCGGGCGGCGGCGTGGTGTCGCCCGTCGCGCCAGTCTTCACGTATTCGGCCCACGCCTTCGCGACGGACTCCGTCGGCAGCCAGCTCGCGTCCTTCGGCTCCACAGCGTGCTTCGAGGCCGGAGCGAACGTGTCGCCGGGCAGCGGCGCGAAGTAGCCGGCGCCGAGGTTCACCGGTTTCAACGTCTGCAGGCTCGTGCCCTTCGCCGGGAGCCGCAGCGCGAGGCACGCGTCGAAAAACGGGATCGCGAGATAGCGCGAGTCGCCGCATTCGTGGCTTGTGCGCGGGTCGGGCGCGAAGCCCACGGGCGCGCCCTTCGCCCGCCACGCCTTGAACATGTCCATCGAACCGGTCCACGCGCCGCTGAAGCGCTTGTCGCCGTTTTCCTTCGCGCCCGGATTCATCATCATCGGGATGCCGTAGGCCGCGGCGGGGATTTCTGGCTTTGGAATGTCGCCCTTCTCCCACGTGGCGAACGCCGTGCCCGAGCGAAACCAGATGGCAACGATGCGCTCGGGATACATCGTCTGCATGAGGCTCGACCAGAAGCCGCCGCCCGAGTGGCCCCACAGGCACCACGGCACACGCGCGAGTTCGGCGTGGCCGGACGTGGCGCCGAACTCGGCGAGCGCGCGCAGAAAGGTCTGGTGCGAGCCGTGGCGCGGGTCGCACCAGAGGCGGCAGTTGTCCTTCTCGCTCTGATGATACGACGGGCCGAGCAGCGCGCAGTCCCATTTCTTGGCGAGCGCCTGCCAGTGCAAGTCGTAAGCCGCGGTCGCGCCGCCCTTGCACGCGCCTTCGCCGCAGCCGTGCTGATGCACGATGACGCCCCGGAACTTCTGCACGCCGTCCGGCAGCCACAGGGTGTAAGTCACGCCCAGCACGAGTTCGTTCGTGTTCGGCGAGGGTGGGTAAGTGACCTCCAAGTATCGGCCAGCCGCGCGGGCGGTCGCCGCGGCGCCGAGCAGGACGGCGAGGGTGGACGTGGCGGCGAGGCTGGAAAACGCGCGGCAGTTCACGGTCTGGACAAGTGAGTTCCCGACGATGCGCGGCGCGCGGAACTTCAGCAATTCCCGTCGCGACGCAGGCGGCGCGACGGCTCAACCCTCGGCCGGTTCTTCACCCGGCGGGACCCCGAGCTTGCGCTCAAGTTCGGCGACGCGCCGGAGCAGGGCGGGCAGTTTCTGCATCGCGATCAACTGGCGCTTCATCGCGCGGTCGGGTTGCGCGGGTGTGCCGAACCACTTCTCGCCGTCCGCGATGCCGTGCATCACGCCGGACTGCGCCGCGATGGTCACCTGGCTGCCGATCTTGATGTGTCCCGCAAGGCCGACCTGCCCCGCCAGCACGGTGTAGTCGCCGATCGTTGTGCTGCCGGAAATGCCCGCCTGCCCGCACAAAATGCAATGCTCGCCAATTTCCACGTTGTGCGCGATCTGGCATAGGTTGTCCACCTTCGAGCCGCGGCCGATCACGGTCGAGCCGAGCGCGCCACGGTCGATGCTCACGTTCGAACCGATCTCCACGTCGTCATGGATGATGACGTTGCCGACTTGCGGCACCTTGCGGTGCGCGCCGGCGTCGAGCACGTAGCCGAAGCCGTCCGAGCCGACCACGCTGCCGGCATGGATGCGCACGCGCGCGCCGATGCGGGTGCGCGCATAAACGACGACGTTCGGGAAAAGTTGCGAATCCTCGCCAATGGACGAGTCGTCGCCGATGTGATTGCCGCCTTGCAACACGGCGCGCGGACCGAGTGTGACGCGCTCCCCGACGACGCAATGCGGGCCGATGTGCGCCGTGGTGTCCACGTTCGCGGACTTCGCCACGACCGCGCCCGGATGGATGCCCGGCTCGAACATGGGCTCGGGAAAGAACAGCGGCAGCGCGCGCGCGAATCCGACCCGCGCGTTCTTCACGCGGATGAGCGTCTTGGCGCCGGGCTTCACGTCGCCCGCGACGAGGATGGCCGAGGCCGCGCTTGCCTCGGCCGCGGCGAGATAGGTCTCGGTCTCGGCAAAGGTCAGGTCGCCTTTCCTGGCCGCAGTCGCCGGCGCGAAGCCCGTGAGCCGCGTGAGCGGGTCGCCGAGGACTTCGCCATGAACGTGCTTTGCAATTTCGGCGGCGGTGTAGGGCATCGTTTCAGTGCTAGGATGGGTGTTCGTCGAGTCGCCCGTTGACTCAAAAATTGCACCGGACTATAACGCATCGGTCTTTCCAAACACCAACCTAAATCACCGGGACACACTATGAGCAGGAAGATTCGTTTCGGCATGGTCGGCGGCGGGCGCGGGGCGTTCATCGGCGCGGTGCACCGCATCTGCGCGGCGATGGACCAGCAGATTGAGCTGGTTTGCGGCGCGTTCAGCAGCGACCCCGGGCGTTCCAAGGCCAGCGGCGCGGACCTCTTCCTGCCCGCGGACCGCTGCTACGGCACCTTCGACGAGATGATTCGCAGCGAGGCCGCATTGCCCGCGAGCGAGCGGATGGACTTTGTCGCCATCGTCACGCCGAACCACATGCACTTCCCGCCGGCGAAGCTGGCGCTCGAAAGCGGCTTCCACGTCCTCTCCGACAAGCCCGCCACCTTCAACCTCGCCGAGGCCAAGGCGCTCGCGGCGCTGGTGAAGAAGACCGGCCTGCTCTACGGCCTCACGCACAACTACACCGGCTACCCGCTCGTGAAGGAGGCGCGCGACATGGTCCGCGCCGGCAAGCTTGGCAAGATTCGAAAGGTCGTCGTCGAGTATCCGCAGGGCTGGCTCGCGACGCGGCTCGAGGCCACCGGCCAGAAACAGGCCGGCTGGCGCACCGACCCCAAGCGCTCCGGCGCGGGCGGCTGCGTCGGCGACATCGGCACGCACGCGGAAAATCTCGCCGAATACATCACCGGCCTGCAAATCAAGGAACTCGCCGCCGACCTCACGAGCTTCGTGAAGGGCCGCAGGCTCGATGACGACGCGAACGTGCTGTTGCGGTTCAACAACGGTGCGAAGGGCGTGCTGCACTGCTCGCAGATCAGCATCGGCGAGGAGAACAACCTGAACATCCGCGTCTATGGCGAACTCGGCGGCCTCGAGTGGCACCAGCGCTTCCCGAACACGATGATCGTGAAGTGGCCCGACCGCGCGGCCGAGACCTACCGCACCGCCAACGGCTACCTCGGCGCGAACGCGAAGGCCGCCACCCGCACGCCGCCCGCGCATCCCGAGGGCTACCTCGAAGCTTTCGCGAACATCTACAAAAACTTCGCCAACGCCATCCGCGCCCACGAGGAAGGCCGCAAGCTCGCGCCCGGCGACGTGGCCAACGACTACCCGAAGATCCGCGACGGCGTCCGCGGCATGGCCTTCATCGAGGCCGTGGTGAAGTCGTCCAAGGCGAACGCAAAGTGGACGAAGCTGGCCGTGTAGCCGCGCCCGGGCGAGCTGGTGTCATCCGGCGCGGTTCTGCCGGCACCAGTTTGGACAGCCCGAGTTGTCATCTTTGACGGGACTGCCACGAACAGACCGGGGACTCTTGGTGGCCGTTCCAGCGATCCGCAAGTCGAACCGCATGATTACCGAAACGCCGAAGCCGGCGCCGTCTCCGTTCAAGCGACGGGTCTGGACGCTCCTCGTCCCGCCCGTCGGGCTTGTCCTCGCATGGCGCGCGCCCGTGACGATCACGAGAAAAGTCCTCGCGACCATTCTGATCGCCATTTACACGCCGGCGTGGTGTGTCGGGGTCATCGCGCTGCTCCTGCTTCTGCGACTCGCGGAGATCGAATGGAAGGGCGGCACCGGCCCGCGGCTCGTGCATCGGCGGACGCTTCCCAACTTCGACGCGCTCGAAGCCAGCCGGCGCGCGCAAACCAACGCGCCCCCGGCTTCCCCGGCGGGCGCTTCGACTTACTGGACCGGCTATCGCGGCGCGAATCGCGACGGCCATTACGACGAGCAGCCGATTCTCGCCGGGTGGCCCGAAGCCGGTCCGAAGCTGCTGTGGAAGCAACCCTGCGGCGGCGGCTACGCGTCCTTCGCCGTCGCGCGGGGGCGCGTCTTCACGCTCGAGCAACGGCGCGAGCAGGAGTTCGTCGTGGCCTACGACGCGGCCACGGGGCGCGAGTTGTGGTCGTTCGGCTACGGCGGGAAATTCAACGACGCGTGGGACATGGGCGGCATCGGACCGCGCTCGACGCCGGCGTGGGATGACGGGCGCGTGTTCGCCATCGGCGCGCAGGGCCGGTTCCACTGTCTTGACGAGGCCAGCGGCACGCTGTTGTGGAAACGCGACCTGTTCGCGGACAACGCCTGCCGCAACCTCGACTTCGGCATGTCCGCGTCGCCGCTCGTCGTCGGTGACAAGGTGATCGTCGTCAACGGCGCGCCCACCGGCGGACAGGGGCGCGGCCTGGCAGCGTATTCGAAATCCACCGGCGAACCCGCGTGGAAATCGCTGGCCGACAAGCAGGCTTACACGTCGCCGTCGCTCGTCACGCTCGCGGGCGAAGCGCAGGTGCTCACGCTCGCGGGCGTGCGCGCGGTCGCCGTCGCGCCCGTTGATGGCCGGTTGCTCTGGGAGTTTCCCTGGTCCGTGTCCTACGACAATCACATCGCGCAACCGGTGCTGCTCGGGGGCGACCGGGTTTTCTTCTCGGCCGGCTACGGCGCGGGCTGCGTTGCGATTCAGGTCACGAAGCAGGGCGGCGCGTTCATGGCGACGGAGCTTTGGCGCAACAAGAACATGAAGAACAAATTCACGAGCTCCGTGTTCTGGCAGGGGCACATCTACGGGCTCGACGAGGACATCCTCGTCTGCCTCGACGCCGAGACGGGCCGGCGCAAGTGGAAGGACGGCCGTTACGGCTACGGGCAGGTGCTGCTCGCCAGCGGCCATCTCGTCGTGATGTGCGGCGATGGCGATCTCTCGCTCGTGAAGGCGACGCCAGACGGCCACGATGAAGTCGCGCGGTTCCCCGCGATCCAGGGCAAGACTTGGAACGTGCCCGCGCTCGCAGACGGCCGGCTCTTTGTCCGCAACGGCGCCGAGATGGCGTGCTTCGATGTGTCGGCGAAATGACGCGGGCGACGGCCTGCCGCAAAGTCGGGGCGACTTGAGGATCCGGCGATCGTGCCCCGTCCCGCTCACACCACCGCATCGAGCGACCAACCGGGCAGCGTCTCGGCATCGAGGTCCGTGGCGGGAAAGCCCGCGAGGAGTTTCTGCCCGGCGAGG
This Verrucomicrobiota bacterium DNA region includes the following protein-coding sequences:
- a CDS encoding DUF1553 domain-containing protein, yielding MNRSLALGILAAAVLPVVVAAADSRKQTDSNDGWSLHPLVRPAVPRIQGSKFNVQNPVDAFIVAKLVEKKFAQSPEADARTLVRRLYFDLLGLPPKPEEVEAFVKEFSPAPPLPRSPAPDNARDKGRLGERERAAIEALVDKLLASPHYGERWARHWLDVVHYGDTHGYDKDKPRPNAWPYRDYVIRAFNGDKPYARFVQEQIAGDVLFPGTQDGVEALGFIAAGPWDLIGHAEVPETKIDGKIARHLDRDDMVANTMSTFASLTVHCAQCHDHKFDPIPQADYYSLQAVFAALDRADKTYDTDPAIARRRADLLAKQRDLKPKLDALNKQLAAAGGRDLELLDKLIRETKAGAAAEERPEFGWHSQISAKQEVVKWVQVDLGASVPVEQVVYVACHDNFNNIGAGFGFPVRFKVEAGDDANFEQGVTMLEDQSKADVPNPGVSPRSIAAGRTARFLRFTATKLAPRQNDFIFALAEVQALDKSGRNLALGAAVTSPDSIEALPRWSRKNLTDGYYYGAGKGQPATKLADLERQRADLVARVAEASLLAEFATHAKTTNEVAAELAKLPAPKVVYAGTVHHGSGSFRGTGPDGGKPREIRVLHRGDVKQPKEGAVPGALSCVSALPSHFSIPSSAAEGDRRAALAKWLSSPDNPLAWRSIVNRVWQHHFGHGLVDTPNDFGRNGARPTHPELLDWLACEFRDSGGSFKKLHKLIVMSATWRQASETPGQGDAETRRRAASPAAPRPRGPAAAWIDSDNRYLWRQNRRKLDAESVRDSVLAVAGKLDPRMGGPAFQDFVIEKPEHSPHYEYHLHDPDDPRSHRRSIYRFIVRSQLHPFMTTLDCADPSISVSRRNESVSALQALALLNNGLMVTMSKHFAATLNTAGGDTATQVKRAFTEALGRPPSAKEAGDLTAFANQHGLANACRLLFNLNEFAFVD
- a CDS encoding SGNH/GDSL hydrolase family protein, with amino-acid sequence MKNTSLLLLGSLCVFVGRRAAKPNGAGEHPNVQLEQFAEACRAVAAEQKVPLVDHFKIWTEAEARGGDVGSWTTDQCHPNPKGHQMLVETMLPVVQAALATRKQPA
- the lpxD gene encoding UDP-3-O-(3-hydroxymyristoyl)glucosamine N-acyltransferase, whose amino-acid sequence is MPYTAAEIAKHVHGEVLGDPLTRLTGFAPATAARKGDLTFAETETYLAAAEASAASAILVAGDVKPGAKTLIRVKNARVGFARALPLFFPEPMFEPGIHPGAVVAKSANVDTTAHIGPHCVVGERVTLGPRAVLQGGNHIGDDSSIGEDSQLFPNVVVYARTRIGARVRIHAGSVVGSDGFGYVLDAGAHRKVPQVGNVIIHDDVEIGSNVSIDRGALGSTVIGRGSKVDNLCQIAHNVEIGEHCILCGQAGISGSTTIGDYTVLAGQVGLAGHIKIGSQVTIAAQSGVMHGIADGEKWFGTPAQPDRAMKRQLIAMQKLPALLRRVAELERKLGVPPGEEPAEG
- a CDS encoding Gfo/Idh/MocA family oxidoreductase, translated to MSRKIRFGMVGGGRGAFIGAVHRICAAMDQQIELVCGAFSSDPGRSKASGADLFLPADRCYGTFDEMIRSEAALPASERMDFVAIVTPNHMHFPPAKLALESGFHVLSDKPATFNLAEAKALAALVKKTGLLYGLTHNYTGYPLVKEARDMVRAGKLGKIRKVVVEYPQGWLATRLEATGQKQAGWRTDPKRSGAGGCVGDIGTHAENLAEYITGLQIKELAADLTSFVKGRRLDDDANVLLRFNNGAKGVLHCSQISIGEENNLNIRVYGELGGLEWHQRFPNTMIVKWPDRAAETYRTANGYLGANAKAATRTPPAHPEGYLEAFANIYKNFANAIRAHEEGRKLAPGDVANDYPKIRDGVRGMAFIEAVVKSSKANAKWTKLAV